CTAGAACTAGAAGGAAAACCAAAAAAACCTTTTCTAACTACTTCACCAATGTCACCATATTCTCTTGCTGTAAACCTCATATCTTGATAACCACTTGAATAACTACTTCTTAATTCTAATGTTGTTCTAGGATCACCACTAACTATTTCATGAATTCCAGTACTCCAATATAGAGTTCTACCTTTACCATCACCTTTAGTTACCTTAAAATCTGGGTAAGACGAACTAACAAACGGTCTTCTATATTCAAATCCATATTCAAAGACGGTTGCCCTTTCTTCATACCCGTTACGATTTTCAAAATCATACGAATCATAAACATTTAACTCACCGCGTTCTAATATTACTGTTCTATTACTTTCTGCATTTCCATTGTCCTCATAAGTCAGTATTCGGTCACCTTCTATTTGTGTATACCCATCACTATTATTTGATGTTATTTTAACCCCCTCAAGATGACCTGTTGTAACCTTGCCTAAGTTTGCAGTTAAAGAAGATAGAGAGGTTATATTGATATGCCTAGCTGTTATAGTATCTGTATATATTTTCCCACCATCAATATAAGTTCTATTTGAAGAATGTGTCCAATTTGTTATTTTACTAGAAGTTGAATCCCAGTTATTTATTTTACTTTTCATATTTGTGTCAAAACTACTAAACGTTACTGCCCCGCTAATATCAATTTTACTAGCATCAATTTCTATACGTTCGGGTGATTGATTAATAGTTGAAATAATCTTGTCAGTAGATACCTTTAACGTTAACCCATCAGCCGTCTGTTCAATGTTTGATTCTGCTAGTTCTACACGTTCCCCCAAATCAGTCACAGTTGAATTATCAGCTTTACCGTTTAAAGCATTTGTGTAAGTGGAAGACTTCGTCACTGTTGAAATAATAGCGGTATCCGTTGTTCTAAATTTAACGTCATTTACAACACTTGTTAATGTTTCTATCTCACCGTCAGTATGTGCCTTTGCCTGTGTAAGTGCTTCACTAGCCTTTTCCTCCGCGTGTGAGTTAGCCCTACCTTCAGCTTCACTAGCTTTAGTTTCTGCATGACTTTTAGAGTTAGCATTACTATTGGCTATTATAGATTCACTTGCTTTTTCTAACGATTCAACAAGACTTGATAGCATCGTTTTATACGTAGAAAACTTAGAATCTACATTGGCTTTCTCACTAGCTGTTGTTTTTCCATCTGCTATAGCACTGTTTATAGCACTAATTAAAGTTTCATGACCATTATTAGCAAAGTCAGACCATTTAGTAGCCAAGTTACTCTTTTCAGTAGAACCAATAAAACCGTTGTTATAAGCGTTATTCTTACGATTCTCTAAATCTGTATAAGCTGTCTCCAGTTGAACTATATACGTTTGTAAGACTTTAGCTTCAGACTGTTCAATGATTCCATCTTTAAAGCTGTTGTCCACATAAGTTTGTAAACTCCCTACAGCCTCTTCAGAATTCGCCTTAGCTTCAGTGATAGCTTCGGTTTTTGCCGTAGCCACATCACCTGGATTCGCTTTTTTCGATGGATCATATTCATCCGACTCATACGTTGTTTTTGATCCGATTCGTACAAACTGGGCATCTAATATCCCTGCATTAATTTTATCGGCATTTAAATTATCAATATGGGCAGCGGTAATGGAGGCCTCTGCAATTTTTGCTCCATCTATCGCCGCGTCTTCAATCTTTGCTTTTTTAATCGCTCCATCTTTAATTTGCGCTGTATCTATAGCTGCCTTTTCAATTTTTGCATTTGTAATGGCCCCATTTTGAATGGCTGCATTCCCAACGGCTAACTTCCCTATCTTTTCTTCTGTAACAGCCTCTTTTGCCAGCTTTTCTGCATCGATAGATAAATCTACAATTAAGTCTGCGTTTATTGCGCCAAGTAAAATATCGTCTGAGACTATTTTTGCAGTTGTAGCCGTTACTTGTGGAGAAAATGCACTCGTTGTCCCGTGAGTATTTACTGCTCTCACTTTGTAGTACCACTGGTCATTCGTATCAACTTTATGACCATAGCCACCTGCTTTACCTCTCCAGAGTAAGTTGCTTTCATCCGGGTTGAAGTTATTAACTTGCGAAGCAAACAACTCATAGCAAGCAACTGATGATGAAGGATCGAAGTCCCATTTTAACGCGATCGTCCGGAAACCTCCTGAAGCACTGAAGTTAGTAGGAATCCTTGGCACTTGATCAACAAAGCTTGCATCATCGATTTGCGGCTTTTGACTCCAAACCCCTGCCTGATCGTTTACTTTGGCTTCTAATTTATCTAAACGTTGATCATCCGTAAATAAAGGGAGGAAGTTGCCTAGTTTAACGATAGTTCGTTCAGGTTTGTGTAACAAACGTTGAATTTCGATCACTCTAGCTTCT
This portion of the Bacillus carboniphilus genome encodes:
- a CDS encoding phage tail protein, which encodes MLYIFNKNEQLETIIMANGAGEEQRSTPFYYKEAEHIEQLNKDHSFTFWVPANHPDSNFIKEEKLVAMKDQDGDFRLFVIKELDEVHEDLLYKEVFCMVAWKDELADEPLSEMSLQEVTLSEALSDVLKDTRFEKGEVAELGQKSIQFHYESVLDGIQKIVETWGGEIKDHIVVKDNQISGRYINLLTRRGEDTGKRFEMTKDLQKIRRTIVSYPKTALIGRGKSEETADGLTVRRSFKNVEWKMEAGDPANKPIGQEWIGDKDALSRYGRENGTRHRFGFFDASDIEDEQDLLRQTWQALQERTSPLVSYELSVNALEELSGFEHEKVRLGDTVFVIDRQFVPEILIEARVIEIQRLLHKPERTIVKLGNFLPLFTDDQRLDKLEAKVNDQAGVWSQKPQIDDASFVDQVPRIPTNFSASGGFRTIALKWDFDPSSSVACYELFASQVNNFNPDESNLLWRGKAGGYGHKVDTNDQWYYKVRAVNTHGTTSAFSPQVTATTAKIVSDDILLGAINADLIVDLSIDAEKLAKEAVTEEKIGKLAVGNAAIQNGAITNAKIEKAAIDTAQIKDGAIKKAKIEDAAIDGAKIAEASITAAHIDNLNADKINAGILDAQFVRIGSKTTYESDEYDPSKKANPGDVATAKTEAITEAKANSEEAVGSLQTYVDNSFKDGIIEQSEAKVLQTYIVQLETAYTDLENRKNNAYNNGFIGSTEKSNLATKWSDFANNGHETLISAINSAIADGKTTASEKANVDSKFSTYKTMLSSLVESLEKASESIIANSNANSKSHAETKASEAEGRANSHAEEKASEALTQAKAHTDGEIETLTSVVNDVKFRTTDTAIISTVTKSSTYTNALNGKADNSTVTDLGERVELAESNIEQTADGLTLKVSTDKIISTINQSPERIEIDASKIDISGAVTFSSFDTNMKSKINNWDSTSSKITNWTHSSNRTYIDGGKIYTDTITARHINITSLSSLTANLGKVTTGHLEGVKITSNNSDGYTQIEGDRILTYEDNGNAESNRTVILERGELNVYDSYDFENRNGYEERATVFEYGFEYRRPFVSSSYPDFKVTKGDGKGRTLYWSTGIHEIVSGDPRTTLELRSSYSSGYQDMRFTAREYGDIGEVVRKGFFGFPSSSSPYRMTVYNDNTHSDSDFNIGGKKGFWFRFKTSSDGNGHSTLQGANRAVIKFLKTSNTVQIRNSSDNGYADLHCSDLTETSSRDLKKNIVAYEDSVLESIASTPVYNYHLLNDLDEEMPRLGIILDEAPVDIVSPSGAGISNYSMVSYLWKAIQELNDKVIDLENQLQGEDQNGTNTTTN